The following are encoded in a window of Physeter macrocephalus isolate SW-GA chromosome 9, ASM283717v5, whole genome shotgun sequence genomic DNA:
- the FGF17 gene encoding fibroblast growth factor 17 isoform X1 has translation MGAARLLPNLTLCLQMLILCCQTQGENHPSPNFNQYVRDQGAMTDQLSRRQIREYQLYSRTSGKHVQVTGRRISATAEDGNKFAKLIVETDTFGSRVRIKGAESEKYICMNKRGKLIGKPSGKSKDCVFTEIVLENNYTAFQNARHEGWFMAFTRQGRPRQASRSRQNQREAHFIKRLYQGQLPFPNHAERQKQFEFVGSAPTRRTKRTRRPQPLT, from the exons ATGGGAGCCGCCCGCCTACTGCCCAACCTCACGCT GTGCCTGCAGATGCTGATTCTCTGCTGTCAAACTCAG GGGGAGAATCACCCGTCTCCTAATTTTAACCAGTACGTGAGGGACCAGGGTGCCATGACCGACCAGCTGAGCCGGCGGCAGATCCGCGAGTACCAGCTCTACAGCCGGACCAGCGGCAAGCATGTGCAGGTCACTGGGCGTCGCATCTCCGCCACCGCTGAGGACGGCAACAAGTTTG CCAAGCTCATAGTGGAGACAGACACCTTCGGAAGCCGGGTGCGCATCAAGGGAGCTGAGAGCGAGAAATACATCTGTATGAACAAGAGGGGCAAGCTCATCGGGAAG CCCAGCGGGAAGAGCAAAGACTGCGTGTTCACAGAGATCGTGCTGGAGAACAACTACACAGCCTTCCAGAATGCACGGCACGAGGGCTGGTTCATGGCCTTCACGCGGCAGGGCCGGCCCCGCCAGGCCTCCCGCAGCCGCCAGAACCAGCGAGAGGCTCACTTCATCAAGCGCCTCTACCAGGGCCAGCTGCCCTTCCCCAACCATGCCGAGAGGCAGAAGCAGTTCGAGTTTGTGGGCTCGGCCCCCACCCGCCGGACCAAGCGCACTCGGAGGCCACAGCCCCTGACATAG
- the FGF17 gene encoding fibroblast growth factor 17 isoform X2, which yields MGAARLLPNLTLCLQMLILCCQTQYVRDQGAMTDQLSRRQIREYQLYSRTSGKHVQVTGRRISATAEDGNKFAKLIVETDTFGSRVRIKGAESEKYICMNKRGKLIGKPSGKSKDCVFTEIVLENNYTAFQNARHEGWFMAFTRQGRPRQASRSRQNQREAHFIKRLYQGQLPFPNHAERQKQFEFVGSAPTRRTKRTRRPQPLT from the exons ATGGGAGCCGCCCGCCTACTGCCCAACCTCACGCT GTGCCTGCAGATGCTGATTCTCTGCTGTCAAACTCAG TACGTGAGGGACCAGGGTGCCATGACCGACCAGCTGAGCCGGCGGCAGATCCGCGAGTACCAGCTCTACAGCCGGACCAGCGGCAAGCATGTGCAGGTCACTGGGCGTCGCATCTCCGCCACCGCTGAGGACGGCAACAAGTTTG CCAAGCTCATAGTGGAGACAGACACCTTCGGAAGCCGGGTGCGCATCAAGGGAGCTGAGAGCGAGAAATACATCTGTATGAACAAGAGGGGCAAGCTCATCGGGAAG CCCAGCGGGAAGAGCAAAGACTGCGTGTTCACAGAGATCGTGCTGGAGAACAACTACACAGCCTTCCAGAATGCACGGCACGAGGGCTGGTTCATGGCCTTCACGCGGCAGGGCCGGCCCCGCCAGGCCTCCCGCAGCCGCCAGAACCAGCGAGAGGCTCACTTCATCAAGCGCCTCTACCAGGGCCAGCTGCCCTTCCCCAACCATGCCGAGAGGCAGAAGCAGTTCGAGTTTGTGGGCTCGGCCCCCACCCGCCGGACCAAGCGCACTCGGAGGCCACAGCCCCTGACATAG